The window GGAATTAACGATAAAATGATGGTCTCATGTGGAAAAGTCACTTTGTTTATTAACGAGCTTCCCGTTTCCCTCGCCAAACATTGCCTTCTCTCTCTCTCTCTCTCTGTCTCTTGTCTTGGTGTTGCTTTCTTATTCTCTCCCACTCAACACAGCAGCTCGATCGATCAGAGTTTGAAAGAAAGTAAACAAAAATGGCTCTCAGACTGAATTCCACGGTGAACACCTTCCCATCTCACCAGCTCATGCCTTCTTCTTCCAAGTCCCGCAGTTTCAGATCTCCCAGAATCTTCATGGCTTCCACTCTTCATTCCGACTCCTCCAAGTCAGTTTCTTTTATTCTGTTCTTGTTTGCTGGGTAGATTATGCGGTGGTTTTCATGATCCTATATGTTTTTTTTTTGTTTTTGTTAGTTTTTACTTTTTATAATTCTTTTCGCTCTGATATTTTCCGTCGATGTCATTCAAATGGAACTGCAACTTGAGAAATGGACTTATTTGAGCTTGGCTAATAAAATTGAAATCAACTAACTGTTGCACGGCCCAGGATGCTATGTTGCTACAATCGACCAAATACAATTTCAGGGTTTTAGCTGTCTGTTTTATTTCATTATTGTATTTTATGTGATACTGGTTGCCGACTGTTTTATCTCATTGAATTTGACTGCACGGTATATCCTGTTCAATCTTTGCTGCAGAAGCATATACAAATTTCTGATCATTTCTAATATGTTTAAAGAATTCTCCTTTTTATGCTAGTGACATTGAATTCTATTTCGTTGATATTCCGAGGATATTCTAAAAGTACAATGAAAATGCAACCCAGGTTTCCTGTTTGTTTGTTTTTCAATTCTAAAAGTTTCTAATATGTATCGTGTATCCTTTAATTTATTCTCACATTTGCTGAAGGGTAGGCCTGTATTTTTTTTTTTTTTTTCCACATTTAACTCTTTCTTTTGGAATAGCTCCTGTAGGTTGACTAGTTTCTATTTTTTAATTACTTTATGTTAAACTGTTCTCTGAATATACAACAAACATTAATGTAAACTTTCTTAGAAAATATTTAACTTCTTGCTATTTGATGTTTTATATCATCTCTAATACTTGGACAGTTGAATTATAATTAAGTATTTATTATAGCCGGTTTTCCTCCTTTTTTTTGAATATTCCCTATTTCACTTATGTGGTCTTGTTTGTACTTTTCTTTTTTCTTTTAGTAGGAGGATAGCTTTCCAATTAAGTTCATCTACTTTCCTCCTTTTTTTTCTTTTCTAATTTTGCACTGTGCTTGTTTCTTCTCAGTTTATCTCAAGCCTTGCAGAGTGAAATATGAATATAAAGACCCATGTTAGAGAATTATCATATCTGACAGTCTAACCATTTTATGTGGTGCTATACTATCTTGTTTTTTCTTTTTGATGTCTATATGTTGGCTTGGTCAATATGGTTCTCTTAACTTGACATTTGCATGCTGTTTAATGAAATGAAAATTTTGCTCACATGTTTTCAGTTTAACTCTGACACTACAAACAACAATTTATGTGTATTGGTACTACACATGTGTTTGCATAATATTTCTTTTGTTCAGCTTTACTTCCAAATTTTGTAGCTGCACCTTTGACTTCTATGCACTTTACATGGTTGGTCAAATTTGGTCATGTTTTCTCTTACATTCTCAACTTAAATACAGTTAATCTTGCCTGTTTACTTTAACACCACAAACACAAAAACACACAGACAGCCTGTAATATACGAGGTTTGCCTAGGAAATTTTATACTAGGAAGATGCGTTTTAATCCTGTTTGGTGAATTGGAAAGCTTTTCTGATGTTCGTTAGAATTATCATTTCAAGTATACCATTTTTAAGAAACTGAGTTGATTTTCTCTTTTGCTTGTTATAGGGAGACTGAGAAGATGAAGAAAACTTATTGCCCTCCACGTGAGTCACATGTTCAAGTGACTCATTCCATGTCTCCTGAACACCTTGAGATCTTCTCATCCTTAGAGGAGTGGGCTGACGATAACATTTTGGTGCACCTAAAGCCTGTCGAGAAATGTTGGCAAGCACAAGATTTTCTTCCTGCCCCTGAGTCAGAGGGATTCTATGAGCAAGTAAATGAGTTGAGGGAAAGAGCAAAAGAAATTCCTGATGATTATTTTGTCGTCTTGGTTGGAGATATGATCACAGAAGAAGCTCTTCCAACATACCAGACAATGCTTAATACTCTAGATGGAGTTCGGGATGAGACTGGTGCAAGCCTCACCTCCTGGGCAAGATGGACTAGGGCATGGACTGCTGAAGAGAACAGGCATGGAGACCTTCTAAACAAGTATCTTTATCTCTCTGGACGAGTAGATATGAAACAAATTGAGAAGACAATTCAGTATCTTATAGGATCAGGAATGGTGAGATTTTGTTTCCTCTCGTTCTTTCAGTTTTATTATTTCTGAGCACTTATGTTCAGTTGCTTTTCTTTAGACACTTTGAAATTTTGGTATTGCAGGTTAGCTTTTGAAATTATATTGAATCTGTGTAGGATGCAACTTTCTAGACTACTTGGAGTATCTTTGTTGTCTTCTATTTTTCCTTTTCCTTTCTTTTTTGTTTGTTTGCTTTGCTTTGCATTGACTAGAAGACTGGGAGGGGCATGAAAACCTTTCTGGCCACTACGTCTCAGAACAGGAAATACAAGAAACAATTATAAAGTTTAGGGCATCCGGCATCTCATAGCCTGAAAATTTGTGTTATTTCGATCTTTTTCTGGAAGTCTGGAAATCAATATCAGTAACTACTAACTAGGATTACTAAATTTCTTGTTAATGTACAATTTATGTCTGATCTCATGCCTCATCTTGGAAATTTGAGCCATCTGTCTGTGCCATCCTACCAACTACTGTATGGAGTAGTAATCGGTCACTATCATTCTATTTGGACAACATGTAATCTCATCAGTTATCACTGCAGTGGTATAGACAAACACACTGAAGAAACATTCTTCAGAAAGATCCCACCTACTGTATAATATATTAATATATACACCTTATCCCCTGATTAAACTCCCTGTTGGCATGCACCTTCTAAACACGAGTAGTATTATTAGGAGATAACATTGAGACCCAGAAGAAAGAGATTTCACTGCCTCCATCAGTAATGTTGAATTAATCTACACTCTTGTAGTTATTCTAAGTGTATATGAATCAATCTATACTTATGTTAGAGTATAGATCAACTTTCTGGGTGTGTTAGAGTATTGACAATTCCTTATTTGTATCATTGTTTCGATTATGGTCATCACCTTAAATTTGTTGCGTATGTTTAGGATCCTAAAACGGAGAACAATCCCTACCTTGGTTTCATTTATACTTCATTTCAAGAAAGGGCCACCTTCATCTCCCATGGGAACACAGCCAGGCACGCTAAAGAGCATGGGGACCTGAAATTGGCTCAGATATGTGGCACCATTGCCTCGGATGAAAAACGTCATGAAACTGCCTATACAAAGATTGTGGAGAAGCTCTTTGAGATAGACCCGAATGGCACTGTCTTAGCTTTAGCTGACATGATGAAGAAAAAAATATCAATGCCTGCACACCTGATGTATGATGGTCAGGACGATAATCTTTTCGAGCACTTCTCAGCTGTTGCCCAGCGGCTGGAAGTATATACAGCCAAGGATTATGCTGATATTTTGGAGTTTCTGGTTGGTAGATGGAAAGTAGAGGAGTTGTCTGGTCTTTCTGGTGAGGGTCGTAGAGCTCAAGATTTCATATGTGGATTGCCACCGAGAATCAGAAGGTTGGAGGAGAGAGCTCAGGGAAGAGCCAAGAAATCATCGAGTGTTCCATTCAGCTGGCTTTTTGGTAGAGAGATAGTCGTTTAAGTGCTGTGCTGCATGTGGCATTCAGCTCGGCTCCTGGAGTATATGAGACAATTGCCAGTCTTAGCACACAGCTGGGCTGTTGTGCTTTGTGATGAAGACTTCTTTTTTGTAGATACACTATTTTCTGTCTATTGTACTCTGAGAAAATTATAGTTCTGTCTTATTTATTCTAATAATTCCTGCCTTGTTGACTGATAATGATTGTTAAGGATCTGGTTTTGGTTTGCATGTTGAAGCTCAACGTACATGCCAGCAATTTGTGCTTGATGCAGGTGAAGAGATAGAAGGAAGGTTGGTTAGTGTTGAAAAAAGGTGTCAAGGATTTGGCTTAAGGTCCAGCTGGATCATTCAAGTTGGATATTACATCTGGATCATTCAAGTTGGATATTATTGTTTTGACATACCATGAAACAAGGTGCTTGAGCCATTAGCACGCAGAGAAAGTAAGAATTTTAGATCAATTCCATAGATATTCTTACACCACCACAACGAGGTAGAGAAACAAGAGGAAATTACAGACTTACAGTACGAATCATAAGAAACTCCCTCAGGAATTTCCCAAATTCCAAGCATTGAATTGAATAAACGAATGAATTATATAAGCGACAGTAAAGTAAAATGCATTAGACTTGGAAGGGCCATGGCCAATCCTTGAGATCCTCCTCTTGTTGCACCTTGGAACTCCTCATAGCAGCTCTGGAATTCCCGCCCAGCTGAATATGGTCGCCTTCAACAGAGGCATAGTACTTCAGGAAAAAGGCAAGGGTCAAGACCACCCACTCCAAGCAGAAGATCAAAATGCTGAGGCCACCCCCCAATTTGAGAATGACAGAGGCATCCTCTTCCCTCACATAGGACTTGAGCTCCCCAAGAAAGTC of the Fragaria vesca subsp. vesca linkage group LG6, FraVesHawaii_1.0, whole genome shotgun sequence genome contains:
- the LOC101295634 gene encoding acyl-[acyl-carrier-protein] desaturase, chloroplastic-like, with amino-acid sequence MALRLNSTVNTFPSHQLMPSSSKSRSFRSPRIFMASTLHSDSSKETEKMKKTYCPPRESHVQVTHSMSPEHLEIFSSLEEWADDNILVHLKPVEKCWQAQDFLPAPESEGFYEQVNELRERAKEIPDDYFVVLVGDMITEEALPTYQTMLNTLDGVRDETGASLTSWARWTRAWTAEENRHGDLLNKYLYLSGRVDMKQIEKTIQYLIGSGMDPKTENNPYLGFIYTSFQERATFISHGNTARHAKEHGDLKLAQICGTIASDEKRHETAYTKIVEKLFEIDPNGTVLALADMMKKKISMPAHLMYDGQDDNLFEHFSAVAQRLEVYTAKDYADILEFLVGRWKVEELSGLSGEGRRAQDFICGLPPRIRRLEERAQGRAKKSSSVPFSWLFGREIVV